In Gymnogyps californianus isolate 813 chromosome 20, ASM1813914v2, whole genome shotgun sequence, a single window of DNA contains:
- the LOC127024423 gene encoding claudin-4-like, with translation MATMTMQLGGLMLAVLGWLGSILTCALPMWKVTAFIGSNIVTAQVFWEGLWMNCVYESTGQMQCKVYDSMLELTSDLQAARALVVTSIFVAFFAFLTAVSGADCTRCVDDKNAKTRISIVSGAFFVLASIMLLIPVSWSANSIVSNFYNPMVPEALKRELGAALYIGWASSALQLFGGGILCCSGPPSQQDPYPKKYRAVTTCSPTGYPMKDYV, from the coding sequence ATGGCGACGATGACGATGCAGCTGGGTGGGCTGATGCTGGCCGtgctgggctggctgggctCCATCCTCACCTGCGCGCTGCCCATGTGGAAGGTGACGGCCTTCATTGGCTCCAACATCGTGACGGCCCAGGTCTTCTGGGAAGGGCTGTGGATGAACTGCGTGTACGAGAGCACGGGGCAGATGCAGTGCAAGGTCTATGACTCCATGCTGGAGCTCACCTCCGACCTGCAAGCGGCTCGAGCCTTGGTGGTCACCTCCATCTTTGTGGCCTTCTTCGCCTTCCTCACCGCCGTCTCGGGCGCAGACTGCACCCGCTGCGTGGATGACAAGAACGCCAAGACCAGGATCTCCATCGTGTCAGGTGCCTTCTTCGTCCTGGCCAGCATCATGCTGCTCATCCCTGTCTCCTGGTCTGCTAACAGCATCGTCAGCAACTTCTACAACCCCATGGTGCCCGAGGCCCTCAAGAGAGAGCTGGGGGCTGCCCTCTACATCGGCTGGGCCTCCAGTGCCCTCCAGCTCTTTGGTGGGGGCATCCTGTGCTGCTCGGGACCCCCGTCCCAGCAGGACCCCTACCCCAAGAAGTACAGAGCAGTGACGACCTGCAGCCCGACGGGCTACCCCATGAAAGACTATGTGTGA
- the LOC127024431 gene encoding LOW QUALITY PROTEIN: claudin-4-like (The sequence of the model RefSeq protein was modified relative to this genomic sequence to represent the inferred CDS: inserted 1 base in 1 codon), with protein MASMGLQVLGIALSVIGWLASILCCALPMWRETAFVGNNIVVAQIIWEGLWMNCVVQSTGQMQCKVYDSMLALPQDLQAARAMVVVAIVLAVLGTLLAVASGKCTNCVEDDTAKAKVMILSGVIFIVAGVLILIPVSWSANTIIRDFYNPLVTDSQKRDLGSSLYVGWAASALLLLGGXILCCTCPPRGEKPYSAKFTAARSLPASNYV; from the exons ATGGCCTCCATGGGGCTGCAGGTGCTGGGCATTGCCCTCTCCGTCATCGGCTGGTTGGCCTCCATCCTCTGCTGTGCCCTGCCCATGTGGCGGGAGACGGCCTTCGTCGGCAACAACATCGTGGTGGCCCAGATCATCTGGGAAGGGCTGTGGATGAACTGCGTGGTGCAGAGCACGGGGCAGATGCAGTGCAAGGTCTACGACTCCATGCTGGCCCTGCCGCAGGACCTGCAAGCCGCCCGCGCCATGGTGGTGGTGGCCATCGTCTTGGCCGTCCTGGGCACCCTGCTCGCCGTCGCCAGCGGCAAGTGCACCAACTGTGTGGAGGACGACACCGCCAAAGCCAAGGTCATGATCCTCTCCGGTGTCATCTTCATTGTCGCCGGCGTCCTCATCCTCATCCCCGTCTCTTGGTCGGCCAACACCATCATCCGGGACTTCTACAACCCGCTGGTCACCGACTCCCAGAAGCGGGACCTGGGGTCGTCCCTCTACGTGGGCTGGGCGGCCTCCGCACTCCTGCTGCTCGGGG GGATCCTCTGCTGCACCTGCCCCCCCCGGGGCGAGAAGCCCTACTCTGCCAAGTTCACGGCCGCTCGCTCGCTGCCAGCCAGCAACTACGTCTAG
- the METTL27 gene encoding methyltransferase-like protein 27, translated as MRLPAGVRERVAAVHGGAALPQRLRLYDGWAARYEQDVAALEYRAPHLAAASLAFAFPAPPAGARLLDVACGTGLVARELHRRGFRCLHGVDGSAGMLEQARSTGLYRQLRRCVLGREPLPAPTEHYDAVTVVGALGEGQVPSAAMPELLRVTKPGGFLCLTTRSNPSNLRYKAELEAALERLERQGAWQKVLAQEVERWERATSEEESTQGTGYISGVVYVYRKCPVPPLEEG; from the exons ATGCGGCTGCCGGCGGGGGTGCGGGAGCGGGTGGCGGCGGTGCAcggcggcgcggcgctgccCCAGCGCCTGCGGCTGTACGACGGCTGGGCCGCCCGCTACGAGCAG GATGTGGCGGCGCTGGAGTACCGGGCACCGCACCTGGCCGCCGCTTCGCTCGCCTTCGCCttccccgcgccgcccgccggggcgCGGCTGCTCGACGTGGCTTGTGGCACCGGGCTCGTAGCGCGGGAG CTCCACCGCCGCGGCTTCCGCTGCCTGCACGGCGTGGACGGCAGCGCggggatgctggagcaggcacGGAGCACCGGCCTCTACCGGCAGCTGCGGCGGTGCGTCCTGGGCCGGGAGCCCCTGCCCGCGCCCACAG AGCACTACGACGCCGTGACGGTGGTGGGGGCCCTGGGCGAGGGGCAGGTGCCGAGCGCGGCCATGCCGGAGCTGCTGCGTGTCACCAAGCCGG GAGGCTTCCTCTGCCTGACGACGAGGAGCAACCCCTCGAACCTGCGGTACAAGGCGGAGCTGGAGGCAGCgctggagaggctggagaggcagggagcCTGGCAGAAGGTGCTGGCCCAGGAGGTGGAGCGCTGGGAGAGGGCCACCTCCGAGGAGGAGAGCACCCAGGGCACCGGCTACATCTCCGGGGTGGTCTACGTCTATCGGAAATGCCCCGTCCCCCCCCTCGAGGAGGGCTGA